The window atcaatttttttttttttttttataacttcatttaaaataatattaacaataaaggaaacaagagaatttgagttttttaataaaGGAAGCAAgataatttgagttttttaattgaaagtagagatataatcataataaaatattttattttatttttgacaacttgctacagtcaactagtatttataccagtttactgtaattgcaaaaaatttagttttagcttttccaataacacatgattttttggttctttggtggtaatatatatatatatatatatatatatattggctaaaatacaatcactattgtgcatatttttattgtttttgttaaatttttttgttgaatagttGCTATTTGGGTGAGGCTAGTTAGGCTTATTGTGAAAAAAAGGGGCCTAAGGTTTTGGAAGGGGCttaactacaaaaatgaaaaatattataacaaaaaaaaaaaattggaccagGGGGTGCCCAGGCTCCCACCTGGGTTCGTCCCTGAGTGTAAGACTAACTATGATATATTAACCACtcacttttatatttttgttatgtcaTGTGAGTATATTATTCTTAAGATGATCTCAAATGAAATTACTAGTCATTAGCGTGAGCGACACAAGGATaagattaatgaaaaaaaaaaaaaaaaaatcaaacccataactCATAATAGAATTAAAcaacaaatattattataaaaaaaacattgaagaGTATACAAATATAGCAACCAATTTGGATAGAGTTATGCACAAAAACATATTGGATTGGTGacaaatcaaaaagaaaaagaaacataaacataacacacaaacacaactaaaaaaacATGCATATACCGGAGGGgaaattttctaatagtttaacTGCAATTGAAGATTTACTAATTTAGACATGGCCCAATAATAACAAACCACGTCAACTCAATTTGAAGTTAACATCATCAACTACTTACTTCTATAGCGGCTAGCATCGCTAAAAAAAAGGTGGTGGATTGGTGGTAATGTAGCATGAGATCGATTAATGCCATTTATGagatagagattttttttattattattgataatttgataaggACATAGTTTAACTACAAAACTAGTTGTAGCTCaaaactacaaccttacttaataaaataaacattattttatatttcgaAAATAtaaccgttgaattgtatgttctttatacttttaatacacatgtcaaattttgtatcaattggatattatttactatataatttacaaacttatattttctgcataattttaaactacaaaaacttacaatttaaataatttattaataacatagctattaatttttaattttctataatttttgcaagcataaatgatataagaagaagatgcaaattcacatccaattaaaagatattgagtaatgTTGTAGACTTagattacaaccaattttgtagctaaactttggcCATTTGATAATTGTGATTGGGGTATGTAAACCTTAAACATCTTTGTTGAAAAATTAGGAGATGCTAATTAAAATACAAAGCTCTTGGACagaattaaagaaataataaagtaatTGCATTAGATCAAAAcccattaataatttaaaagtgGCCACAgtaaataaaatcttttctattaccaatagtaaaaaaattaaaaagtgaatatttatttttatatataaaatagtgaaatgtaaataaataaaaataaatacaaaaattctaTCTCTGGCCCAACGGTCAGAACTCAGAACCCAAATATAAACCACCGACTTGTTCAAATTTCCTATTCCTATTCGTAAAACAAGTGCTTCACATCACCGCCATTCTTCAATTGTACTTATAAATATGCCCTAACAAATTCTTTGCTCAAATTCAGTTCTTGCTCTTAGAAACTTAGACATCAAAGTACAATATGGACGGTGTCTCTTTTCCTCTGATTGTGGTAAGACAGGTGTGGAAACACAATCTTTTAAAGGAGTTTGATCTCATCAGAATTGCAGGGATGACTCACAGAATGGTGGCTTTCGACACTGAATTCCCAGGTGTTGTTTTCAGTCCAATTAACATTGACAAGCGAGAGCTTGGAAAACTACCTTCCTTCTTGAACTACAATATTATCAGAGATAATGTCAATGCTACCAACATTATTCAGTTGGGTTTGGCGCTCTGTGACGATAAAGGATCTCTGCCCAATTTCGGTACCAAGTATCAATACGCTTGGGAGTTTAACTTCAGAGATTTCGATGTCTATAATGACGTCCAGAACCAGAAATCAATAGAGTTACTCAAAAGCCAGGGAATCAATTTCGACAAGAACTTGAAGGAGGGTATTGACTCTGCCGACTTTGCTGCATTGATGTTGAAATCTGGGTTGTTGGGTAATCACTCTGCTTTCACTTGGGTTACCTTTCATGGTGCCTATGACATTGCCCACTTGATGAAAATCTTGATACGGCAACCACTGCCGTATGATCTGATGGAGTTTATGGATCTGATGCAGTGGTTATTTGGGAAAAGGCTTTTCGACCTGAAGCATATGATGAAGTTTTGTGATGGCCTTTATGGGGGTTTAGAGACAGTGGCTAATAGATTGGGAGTGGAACGCTTGGCTGGGAAGAGTCACCAGGCTGGTTCGGATACCTTGTTGACTCTGCAAACTTTCATGAAGTTCTTAGATGTCTACTTCAAAGAAAAGAACGATGGTGGACTTGCACATAATGGCCATTTGTTGACAGGGATGCAGTGTGTTCTTCATGGCTTGGAGTTGAACAATAATCATCAATTGAATAATGCCGGCTTAAATTTGAATCTGTGTAGACAATCACATGTattatgtaattaatttttcattcagtaaattttttttttctttttctgtttttggtttATAATTTCAATAcaaggttaatttttttttaactgtttaatatatatattgctggatcttacttatcaaaaagataATTGCTTGTTCTTAACTTTAATATGGGTGCAAAGCTGGTTTCAAATTCTTGAATGGTGGCTTGATAAGATATATTTGCTTGCTAAAGTTTCTTGGTCCTCAACAACACATCAACCAGCCACATTCTAAGGGAAATCTGATTTAGTTCCCAAGTTTTAATTGGGGGGATCCAAACCAGACAGCTCTAGTTATTGAGGAATAGATGTGAAAAGGACCTTGCACAAAGAACAAATTTAAGATGTAGGAATTCCCCTTTCAATGAGCTTCAAGTTTATAGGAATACTCTCATGTAGCAGCTTCCATATAAAAGTGTTGATCTTAATAGGAAGCTTCACCTTCCAGACTAAATTCCAGATTTCCTTGGGAATGTCTGAGTTTCTATTCTGATGTTGGTTGGTCTCCATGAATTCTTGATGTAAATGTTCATAGGCTTTTTTCACTTGATAATCTCCTGAGTTGGAACAGCTCCAGAGAATCTTGTCCTGACCTTCCCCTGTTTTTGGCAGAGGGATCTTTAAGATTTCTTCACCAAGGGGATATTGGTAAAGCTTCCTTACTACTTCTAGTTTCCAAGTGTTGCTAGTGGTATCAATTAATTCAGACACAGTCTTATTAACTAAACCAAGCTCGCTAAGCTTCTGAGAATTACTCTCATACCGAACAGGATGAGACAAAGGAATGTTACAACCTCTCCCAACCAACCATCGACCTTGTGAGATAATGGTATTGTGTTTACCTATAAGGTTTTTCCCTATCCAAGAATGAAGAGTTTTAGGGTAATATTTAGCTTTGAAAGTTTTGACTAGAAGAGAATTTGGTTGCTTTATCATTCTCCAATATTGCTTAGCAAGCATAGCTTGGTTAATGAGATTGAATTTTTTGAGTCCTAGACCACCCTCACAGTTTGTTAAACAGATTGTATCCCAattcaagagatgcaattttttttcctgattttgTTCATGTCCCCACTCAAGTTAATTTTTgagataaaattaaatttatttatgcatttgtATCTCATTAGTGTTTATATTCGTTTTGGCAAACTTCACACCATCGACTGAATCTTCTCCTCGGCCATCACCAAGACTAAAATCACATCCTTGGATCATAAAATAGGGAATAATTCTATGGAATGTGCTCCCTTTGTAATGAAGAGGCTTCCCATTCTTCCTAATTCCTTTCTCCACCGATATGAGAGGGCgcattaatattaaaatgaataaCAAAAAAACCTGTTAGCCATGATCATAAAAAAGACACAGAAGGGAGCAAACAATCCTAAATATAAAAGCAGCTTTCATATGATTAAAGATATAAATTGAGAATCGTATAAGGCAGTGGCTTCTAATTTACCTGGGAACCATACCTATTGTTTTAGGAATTGTATATCAAAGAGGCCAATGACTATGTAACTTGAAAGGAATGAAATAAACGCAGAATGCATTGTAAGGTTGGCTATCTTTCTAAGATGAGCATTGAGGAATTTTGGAACAAAAGTTAGGTGATACTATTGTAAATCTTAAGTTTTTATGCCATTCAAGTCTCAATCTCTCCACTATATCTACCCCTAGAGTTCTTATTTTAGTGATTTTGTAGGGCAAATTGTCAATACCCAAGACGTCATCTATTTCTAGGGACCAAACTCCAAACCATACAACTTGTTCTCTACTATAATGAAGTGGCCAGAAGTCCCACGAATATATTAAATGCAAGAAAacatttgattttcttaaaatcttgTAAATCACAATAGGGTGAAAATTAAAGGAGGGATATCTTTCTGATGAATTAACCATAGGAAAACAAATTCGCTATTAATTCTATCCAATTCAGTAATGTCATCTTAATTTATCTTTCTGATGTTTGATATCTGTAAGGGCAAATTTGTAGGGAAGTGGACatataaactaaacaaacatataGCATGACTAGGGTCACAAGAAATTTAGTCCAATGATATGATAAGGCAATTCAACTAAGCATGATGATTTTAAATCAGCACGAGCCCAGttgatattttagttatttccAAGTTTTTAGTGTTTGTAAATATGCATGTGAACTtaacaattagtttttttttttttaaaaaaaaactgtgcAATTTAGGTCTCACCCATTTAACATGTATGcgaattgaaaaattaattaattttgcgCAATTTAGGTCTCTTTAGTTAAAAAAAACCATGCAGTTATATTTTGTCTTTACCCCTTTAGCTTTTTACTATTCACAGTCACACTGGCCTACGCCCCACAGCACAACCACTCAACTCTTACCGcaaataataattcataaaactaaacactattattattattttttttttgtgctaaacTTCAATGTAAAACTAAACACTATTATAGAGATGTCAAACGCATGCACtatcataaattataaattcacaCTAGTCTATCAAAATTTACAAAGTCAGACACTCaaaagagagataaagagaaagagCTATGATAGTTACCAACAAATGAGATACTAaggcctcgtttgggaggagagaatggaatggaatgaaaataataattttagaatatttttctcttccattgtttgggagttttaatggaaggaatggaaagttcattcccttgtttggaagtttaagtgggagagaatgaaatgagtaagagggaacactcattcctctctattcccttaaaacctcaaattttaatTCCCtccaaaattgggaggaatgagagggaattgaattagatttaatgatttttttttattaaaactcccaaaatacccctatatattcaactatttattttaaaataggggtctaatagtaatattgttataaaatgattccattccattacTTCCATATTGCTCCCAAATAAGATTACTtatattccatttattttcattcatttccattcttttattttaaaacatctaatcaagattacttaatttcattccatttcattcttttccattcctttcccttgcttaaatacattctatttcattctattcatttccattcccttatgatcattccattccattcccttatgaactcccaagcgGAGCCTAAGAGCGACGAGTAAAACGATGGACGATATAGATTGGCGGACTAAGCAAAGGAGGCAGACCTTCTCTATCTAAAACTCTTaggtttgcttttgttttgttttagtgtttttttttttttttaatataatttgattatgttgtaccaaaaattttaaattggagctagggctgtaaatgaaccaaaaccaaaaattttaaattggagctagggctgtaaatgaaccaaaaccaaaaattttaaattggagctagggctgtaaatgaaccaagtcGTTCTAAACAGCTCGGGCTTAGTTCGATAAAAAACTCgctcatgtttgtttgtttataaacaaactaaaCTTAAACTTTAGTTTTAGGATTGCTTAATAAACGAGCCGAGCCTAAGTAAAAAGTATTATTCATGAACAAACTCGTGAACACCAAGGCTCGatacaaaagtaacaaaacaagttgagtttggtaataaaattgatatgagcttgacatataaactcatatctttttaaaactttaattaattataagttgAGACCACTCATCCAAACAAAATAGGCAGGATAATAAACTTGACGTAAGTTTGATAATATACTTGTATGGGATCTCAAGCTTAAAAACATGATATTGAGCTTGAGTTTGGGCTTGATATAGAACTCGAGCTTGGTTTGACTAATGAACCAAGTCAAGCCAAGCCGAGCTCAAGTTTGTATACTTTATAACAAGCTCAAGCTTGTATACTTTATAACAAGCTCAAACTTGAACATTATTTGTAGGCTCGTATTAAGCTcaagccaagcttgaacatTCACTACTCGACAAAACTCGGCTCGTTTACGGCCCTAATTGGAGCAAAAGAGTTGTGCCAAATGGgcttctttatttgtttttctgaGACTGTTGTTGGGCTTCCAAGTATTTTTAAAGTGTCAATGATATATTAAAGGGGATCAAGTTAGTTTTGTTGggcttaaataaaatttagggtgttcaaattttttagggtggtcaaaacaaaataaattataaaaatattattaatataaaataaaataattccagGTCAGGGTGTCCTTTGGATACATtagactattaatctttaatccaTTTCGAGTCCAACAACTCATAGCTATGCTT of the Quercus robur chromosome 10, dhQueRobu3.1, whole genome shotgun sequence genome contains:
- the LOC126704215 gene encoding probable CCR4-associated factor 1 homolog 11; this encodes MDGVSFPLIVVRQVWKHNLLKEFDLIRIAGMTHRMVAFDTEFPGVVFSPINIDKRELGKLPSFLNYNIIRDNVNATNIIQLGLALCDDKGSLPNFGTKYQYAWEFNFRDFDVYNDVQNQKSIELLKSQGINFDKNLKEGIDSADFAALMLKSGLLGNHSAFTWVTFHGAYDIAHLMKILIRQPLPYDLMEFMDLMQWLFGKRLFDLKHMMKFCDGLYGGLETVANRLGVERLAGKSHQAGSDTLLTLQTFMKFLDVYFKEKNDGGLAHNGHLLTGMQCVLHGLELNNNHQLNNAGLNLNLCRQSHVLCN